The following are encoded together in the Phragmites australis chromosome 19, lpPhrAust1.1, whole genome shotgun sequence genome:
- the LOC133899878 gene encoding probable xyloglucan endotransglucosylase/hydrolase: MGSARWLLAAAAAAVVLLAGGAMAAAPRKPVDVPFQKNYVPTWAQDHIHYVDGGREVQLYLDKSTGTGFQTRGSYLFGHFSMHMKLVAGDSAGTVTAFYLSSQNSEHDEIDFEFLGNRTGQPYILQTNVFTGGKGDREQRIYLWFDPTKEYHSYSVLWNLYMIAFFVDDVPIRVFKNSSADLGVRYPFSQPMKLYSSLWNADDWATRGGREKTDWSRAPFVASYRGFHVDGCEASAEARYCATQGTRWWDQQEFRDLDGAQYRKLRWVRDSYTIYNYCTDRDRYPAMSPECSRDRDV; the protein is encoded by the exons ATGGGGTCCGCACGGTGGCTcctggccgcggcggcggcggccgtggtgCTGCTGGCGGGAGgcgcgatggcggcggcgccccGGAAGCCGGTGGACGTGCCGTTCCAGAAGAACTACGTGCCTACGTGGGCGCAGGACCACATCCACTACGTGGACGGCGGGCGGGAGGTGCAGCTGTACCTGGACAAGTCCACGGGGACGGGGTTCCAGACCCGGGGCTCCTACCTCTTCGGCCACTTCAGCATGCACATGAAGCTCGTCGCCGGCGACTCCGCCGGCACCGTCACCGCCTTCTAC CTGTCGTCGCAGAACTCGGAGCACGACGAGATCGACTTCGAGTTCCTGGGGAACCGGACGGGGCAGCCCTACATCCTGCAGACGAACGTGTTCACCGGCGGGAAAGGGGACCGGGAGCAGAGGATCTACCTCTGGTTCGACCCCACCAAGGAGTACCACTCCTACTCCGTCCTCTGGAACCTCTACATGATCGC GTTCTTCGTGGACGACGTGCCGATCCGGGTGTTCAAGAACAGCAGCGCTGACCTGGGTGTGCGGTACCCGTTCAGCCAGCCGATGAAGCTCTACTCCAGCTTGTGGAATGCCGACGACTGGGCGACCCGCGGCGGCCGCGAGAAGACGGACTGGTCCCGGGCGCCCTTCGTCGCCTCCTACCGCGGCTTCCACGTCGACGGCTGCGAGGCCTCCGCCGAGGCCCGGTACTGCGCCACCCAGGGCACCCGGTGGTGGGACCAGCAGGAGTTCAGGGACCTCGACGGCGCGCAGTACCGCAAGCTGCGCTGGGTCAGGGACAGCTACACCATCTACAACTACTGCACCGACCGGGACAGGTATCCGGCCATGTCTCCCGAGTGCAGCCGCGACCGCGACGTCTGA